In Malassezia japonica chromosome 2, complete sequence, one DNA window encodes the following:
- the fcf2 gene encoding dTDP-fucopyranose mutase (COG:S; BUSCO:EOG092643NE; EggNog:ENOG503P2SY) produces the protein MADRGYDEEDELLAASRQAYKSHAGPSHKAMSAPEAFTDGTDLVMFDQDDAEIPPELAPKAKKERPAKASTSKSTSKKKLVEPANVTQSLETLENTGVVSTKKPSKRQVQEYRSKSAGPAWYDMPAFPGAKFSNKKDARTEAGKASFTGGDARSATEKEMRRQVTAIRLRNALDPTRFYRGSGGTGADRGMPPYAQLGTIVGGGLEPASIVPRKQRADTVVGELVNDARSVAYSRKKFNELQEKRMAIAKQNRS, from the exons ATGGCCGACCGAGGctacgacgaggaggacgagctgcttgcaGCCTCGCGCCAAGCATACAAGTCCCATGCAGGCCCATCGCACAAGGCGATGAGTGCCCCTGAGGCGTTTACCGATGGCACGGACCTGGTGATGTTTGACCAGGACGATGCCGAGATACCCCCCGAACTTGCGCCCAAGGCCAAAAAGGAGCGCCCTGCGAAGGCATCGACGAGCAAGAGCACTTCAAAAAagaagctcgtcgagcccgCGAATGTCACGCAGTCGCTCGAGACCCTGGAGAACACCGGTGTGGTCAGCACCAAGAAGCCGAGCAAGCGGCAAGTGCAAGAGTATCGCTCCAAGTCTGCTGGTCCGGCCTGGTACGACATGCCCGCGTTCCCCGGCGCAAAATTCTCGAACAAAAAAGACGCACGCACCGAAGCGGGCAAGGCGAGCTTTACCGgtggcgatgcgcgcagTGCGACCGAAAAAGAAATGCGGCGGCAAGTCACGGCGATCCGGCTGCGCAACGCTCTTGACCCTACGCGATTCTATCGTGGTAGCGGCGGTACAGGTGCCGACCGCGGCATGCCTCCCTATGCCCAGCTCGGCACGAttgtcggcggcggcctggaGCCAGCGTCGATTGTGCCGCGCAAACAGCGTGCCGACACGGTGGTgggcgagctcgtcaaCGATGCGCGGTCTGTTGCCTATTCGCGAAAGAAATTCAACGAG CTTCAAGAGAAGCGCATGGCGATCGCCAAGCAGAACCG aTCATAG
- the EPL1 gene encoding Enhancer of polycomb-like protein 1 (EggNog:ENOG503NXHJ; COG:K; BUSCO:EOG09263L7Y) translates to MIVQASPPAPAHNRAAATGSSTAFAPLHMTSSRMRNKKLSYKQKICIQRGSFLNGAGNALVNGVAPEFESNENQQDSTFGVDQHELTEHHLQAALSSHQLEATQGTTSGATKKAYHIPTPKSVEVLSTKQYNDAYPPNAYSDPVTYVRYSDTVEANVRGAPYCLDEDDQGWLDKHNAKARNELDEALKNPKNVPQGAKDQAAAAVQAAATLASQEPEKYLTITEDEFETVMYVFERATCERHPLLELDFAKVPTLDDLLPEFDETSAAAALAEPELPAYNAEATAEADTKPINGKLSLKLNAAKKGENVDKKWSAENPFRHLSLLKPCARLIYPWWHLRRQARDGKPIVPLLNFDESNESDPYVCFRRREVKTARKTRKTDTLQLEKLVRLQSELKQATQLFKMVAQREQIKEQQVKKAHECWSQACRLLDVKQQWTILGPNKGQEDENLIFGVQPDPTAPVPNAAATAQNAQLLKKKRKAEEASSVSTTLKLRRPKPGDDQAHGKTVGVEGSGGIGPAILERVRAIQAYIERETQWHQQADAGFEDLTDTAYQPPAAPLPQRAFRPIQSDNHDTHFWSNHPVARLGKQPCFRRRVGRGGRVYLDRRPLTVSPAPANIAAWPRNVNGWASAPLSMDTTRAQLAGQYGMAAELNRTQRPLMFSSRLKPTLLPTPDMPMSTQQTRDASMGMPREAFRSMRSHSEHKDGPFATGNHAEVASNSSDSTDHTKSTEDVGDGQSTQATDVEHDAMQEDKDACASDSEDDYESPEEQRERARKLAERWRYDEDGGRWAGLGLLGLGGMEGDEEAVLDDFDHRFIRYRMSLLDETNLLKLSTDWTYMRQALAAAEVHPPTAQVNVETEKQQQQQQQQQQPAAPQKGKTEPSKPASTTASATPEPAKQAQRA, encoded by the exons ATGATTGTACAAGCGTCTCctccggcgcctgcgcacaaccgtgccgcggcgaccggTTCTTCTACGGCCTTTGCGCCACTTCATATGACGAGCAGCCGTATGCGGAACAAGAAGCTTTCCTACAAGCAGAAAA TATGTATCCAGCGCGGCTCGTTTTTGAACGGCGCAGGAAACGCGCTTGTGAATGGTGTTGCGCCTGAGTTTGAGAGCAACGAAAACCAACAGGACTCTACCTTTGGTGTCGATCAGCACGAACTCACGGAGCACCATTTGCAGGCTGCGCTCTCGTCGCACCAATTGGAAGCCACACAGGGCACGACCAGTGGTGCGACCAAGAAGGCGTACCACATTCCTACCCCCAAGTCTGTCGAGGTTTTATCGACCAAGCAGTACAACGACGCATACCCCCCTAATGCGTACTCCGATCCCGTCACCTATGTACGATACTCCGACACGGTTGAGGCAaacgtgcgcggcgcgccgtactgtctcgacgaggatgacCAGGGCTGGCTCGACAAGCACAATGCCAAAGCGCGCAATGAGcttgacgaggcgctcaagaaTCCCAAGAACGTGCCTCAGGGTGCCAAGGACCAagccgcagccgccgtTCAGGCAGCCGCGACCCTTGCGAGCCAGGAGCCGGAAAAGTACTTGACCATCACCGAGGACGAATTCGAGACGGTGATGTACGTCTTTGAACGTGCCACGTGTGAGCGTCACCCTCTCTTGGAGCTGGACTTTGCCAAGGTGCCCACCCTGGACGATCTCTTGCCCGAGTTTGACGAGACGTCGGCTGCTGCCGCGCTTGCGGAGCCCGAGCTGCCTGCGTACAATGCTGAGGCGACGGCCGAAGCGGATACAAAGCCAATCAATGGCAAGCTGTCCCTCAAGTTGAATGCGGCCAAGAAGGGGGAGAATGTGGACAAAAAATGGTCTGCCGAGAACCCTTTCCGTCACCTCTCTCTCTTGAAGCCATGTGCGCGCCTCATTTACCCCTGGTggcacctgcgccgccagGCGCGGGACGGGAAGCCGATCGTGCCTCTGCTCAACTTTGACGAGAGCAACGAAAGCGACCCCTATGTCTGTTTCCGTCGCCGGGAGGTAAAGACGGCGCGCAAGACGCGTAAGACTGATACCCTCCAGCTCGAAAAGCTTGTGCGCCTCCAGTCCGAGCTCAAGCAAGCCACTCAGCTGTTCAAGATGGTCGCtcagcgcgagcagatcAAGGAACAGCAGGTCAAGAAAGCGCACGAATGCTGGAGCCAAGCgtgccgcctgctcgacgtcAAGCAACAATGGACTATCCTCGGCCCCAACAAGGGCCAAGAAGACGAGAACCTCATCTTTGGTGTACAGCCTGACCCTACTGCGCCCGTGCCGAATGCTGCGGCGACCGCGCAAAACGCACAGCTCCTCAAGAAaaagcgcaaggccgaggaggccTCGTCGGTCTCGACGACGCTcaagctgcgccgccccaAGCCTGGCGACGACCAGGCTCATGGCAAGACGGTTGGTGTCGAGGGATCGGGTGGCATTGGCCCTgcgatcctcgagcgcgtgcgtgccaTCCAGGCATACATCGAGCGTGAGACGCAGTGGCACCAgcaggccgacgccggctTCGAGGACCTTACCGATACCGCGTACCAGCCTCCGGCTGCGCCCTTGCCCCAGCGTGCGTTTAGGCCGATCCAATCGGACAACCACGATACCCACTTCTGGTCCAACCATcccgtcgcgcgtctcggcaagCAGCCCTGCTTCCGCCGCCGTGTTGGCCGTGGTGGCCGTGTCTATCTGGACCGGCGCCCGCTGACCGTGAGCCCTGCGCCTGCGAACATCGCGGCGTGGCCGCGGAACGTCAACGGGTGGGCTTCTGCACCTCTCTCGATGGACACtacgcgcgcgcagcttgcAGGACAATACGGCATGGCTGCCGAATTGaaccgcacgcagcgcccgcTGATGTTCTCGTCGCGACTCAAACCGACGCTTCTGCCTACGCCCGACATGCCGATGAGCACGCAGCAGACGCGGGATGCCTCGATGGGAATGCCCCGCGAGGCATTccgctcgatgcgcagccATTCGGAGCACAAGGACGGTCCGTTTGCTACCGGAAACCATGCCGAGGTTGCCAGCAACTCGTCCGACTCGACCGACCACACCAAGTCGACCGAGGACGTGGGTGACGGGCAGAGCACGCAGGCCACTGATGTCGAGCACGATGCGATGCAAGAAGACAAGGatgcgtgcgcgagcgatTCAGAAGACGACTACGAGTCGCCTgaagagcagcgcgagcgcgctcggaagcttgccgagcgctggCGCTACGACGAAGACGGCGGCCGCTGGGCCGGTCTGGGTCTCCTTGGTCTTGGCGGCATGGAAGGtgacgaggaggcggtgctcgacgacttTGACCACCGCTTCATCCGCTACCGCATGTCCTTGCTGGACGAGACAAACCTGCTCAAGCTGTCCACTGACTGGACCTACATGCGCCAAGCGCTTGCCGCAGCCGAAGTGCATCCCCCGACTGCCCAGGTAAACGTCGAGACGGAaaagcagcagcagcagcagcagcagcagcagcagcctgctgcgccacaGAAAGGCAAGACTGAGCCGAGCAAGCCtgcctcgacgaccgcatcggcgacgcccgagccggccAAACAAGCACAGCGCGCCTGA